AATCACCTGGCATTATGTCATGTAATTAACTATACTCAAATCTCAAAGTCCATTAGTctgtttatttaattacattatttCTCAAATGACGATTATATAgtttaggtttgttttttaaaacttgtGTAGGTtgataaaatgtaaaaaattaGAGCTTCGGTTGAAAAATGTCACatgaaaatagtttttgataCTAGCAGTTTTCCTGTACATCACATTTTTCCAAGAAACTGGTTTccttattaaattttttagtaTGTTTATATTAAATCTTTTATTGTCAAATTACATCCTAACatgaaaaacatcaaaaacaataaacaactagatcaaaagattaaaaatctaacaaaagtTCCACAAGTCTAAGCCCAACCACAACATTTCTTACAGCGATGGTCACATCTTTTGTCTGTACCACAACCTCCAGAGCAAATATAATAACAGATCTTCGGGGTCATTTTCAATTGGTTCGGCCCTGTAAATTAAACATCATTGATTAGAACGATCATTGGCATAATTTTTGAATACAACTATCTAAATcgtatataataagaaaaaaggttgTGTACGGCACTTTCTCTTTACAACGTTACACAATGCACAATTTACATGATAACTATATGTTTCAAAATTAGTGTTTAACATATTTTAGCCCTGCCACGAAATCCGATTTTAGGGAGTCTTCAGAAactattctttgtttttttaatagagtACGAGAGATTACTTGTGTTGGAGTAGTTAAAAGATGGAAGAGAAATGCATTTGAAGAGACAATTAGTACAAGCTATATCGCTTATGTTTTGACAGAGAGACTTGCAGTCTGCTTTTTGACACTCAGTTATAATTTTTGCTCTCACGTCCATTATGATCAAAGCCATTATCATTGTTATCTTAATCATACTCGCCATCTTCTTTggttctttgtttcttcttcttttttcttggctaggatttatcaatattttattcaacACATTTGTAgtatataatgttttatataaaaagtgTCTCATGAACTTTCGAAAAATGGCAGAATTATAACTAGGTGACTGGGACACCTGTCAAAGTCATTATGAAAAACATTAACTATCTAagactttaatttaaaatatataaataaggtTACTATTATTTacctatttttttattattttatgtcatattaattataaaatatagaaagatgTAGAAAATGagcacaaaattaaattatgtatttggtattttgtatatatgatcaAAGTGAATCTGGACCATAATAAATGGATTGAGGTggaaattttaagaaaaaaagaacaacaaattCACAAATTAAAATGTGAATAAGAGCATTTGAATATACCAGGAAACATTTGCAgactaaatttgaaaaataaaacttaataGAGAAAATTCAGTCAATTTcgaatttttattattaatttgaattatatgtAATTAAGTATATCAGGAAAACATAGCAATATATGAAACTAAGTATATTAGGATTACATAACAATATCTGAAACTAACCGCCAAAGAAATCTCACAAATCCTTCAAACAATCCTCTCTTCATATGTAAACATTAGGACTCAATTTAGcccaaaaatcaaatactcAAAAGACTTTAAGAGatataccatatatataatcattgaGGAGAATTTGCACGAATTATAGATACCATGGTACAATGGCACCACAATTTGAGTTCTACACGACCTCCATCCATCAGTTCATCTGcaaaatgtataattatttgacttaaatataatttaatattttgcaCAAATCCTAGGAATTGAATTTATAATTTGTGTTTATAAGTTATTATAAACCGGTAggaattttaacaaatttgggtccaaaaataacaaatcttttGAGATAGTAAATTAAGATTGTAGTATTTCATCAATTCTTTTTGCATCTTGGTGCACTGACTTGTTCGCTTCTCTATCATTACAGCTTCTATTACTTTTTTTAAACGTATGCTCTTCGCCTCTTCCATTATATCAAACTTAGCTAGTCTTGTTTATTgcaattttgtaatatatatttaatgttTGATCCCATcacattgttttctttttcttcacattatccaattcattttttttatcttagtTCTCGTAACTCATACTTCTATTGAACAATGTTTTGTAGATTTGATATGTTATAGctttttgtaaaaatcttTCAATCTTCAAAACCGGTACTATTGATGaacacaaaagagaagataagatgaacacaaaagagaatataatgcactttacccaaaaaaaaagaagaaacaaatacgTTAATTACTACCCATTTTATTATACTTTTCCcatttattgaaaaatgatcatatttttgttttatttttcggaaaataatgaaaataatctaaaaccaaacaacacattatattaaaacaaaagcaacTACGAAGAAAGTGTTTAAGAAAGATAGTATAAAGTGTGAACACACTAGTTATAAAACGAAATCTTGTAAAAACGATGGAGCCACCTTTAGTTTCTCAAGAGGGCAACATTGAGGTCATCATCAGGTAAATTTTGAGAATCAGGTACCTGAGGAGGAAAGTTTCCCAAAAGAGCAACATTGACGTACTCATTAGGAAAATGAGCAGGAAGTCCCGGAATCAACAATGCGACAAGTCTAAAACACGTCAATAACCATCCTTCTCTGTATTCTCTACCTTGCCAACAAGATATGATGAAACTCCTTATCAACTCCCACACCGCGTTTATTATCTTCGGTATAACCCAAAAGATATTGAAgtagtttttgtttggctCCTCTTCTTCTACCTGAACATTATATCAAATAGTTATCATCAGTTGGGATAAATAGAAATTCATCATGGAACTCTGCGGAAACAAGACAAGAATTCTCGTTTTTCATATCtcaatatatacatttatattcaaaattatatatatatatgaatgatattttgatctttaaatatttatagaatatTTTGATACGAAACGATAAAacttaagaaacaaatttcaaacacTAATCAAGAGTGATTAATTCAAGACGATAAAATCATTAAGAGTAATTTATTACCAACCTTTCCTTTGTAGAAACTGTCACAGTAGAGGCAGCCCCCAAAATGTTTGAACATGAGTGTCTTGTCGTCAAAAGGCAACCTAGGAACCATGTCGTTGCAATAAACATATCTTTTGTACTTCACGTCAAACTCCTTTAACTTGTCTTTCATATAAATACCGAAATCCTCGTCTCCTACGCGTGGCTGCCCAAATGTGTAAACTCCTTCAAGTCTCTCCAACATTTCCTTCTCATCATGCATAATTAACACGGCTGTGAACAGGATCGCTAGGGCTCCACCTAGGCTATGTCCGGACAGGATAAACTTGGATGTTGGGTTTTGTTCGAAAACCTCTTTTAACTGACGTAAAATTGTGTAGTATGCAAGTtgacttgttttattttgggtttggtcAGAGTTTATTTCTTCATACCATCCTTCTTTCGGAAGGCCTAAAGCTTTCATGAATCCGCCGTGGATCTTTCCCACATTCATAACGTTGTGcctatttttattcataacaaTCTCGTACCTATTTTTGAAATCAGCATTAGTTTGATTAGGAGAAGCTAACGTCGAACCTAACCgaataaaaattaaaccaacctAAACCTAAGTATTCAGTATATTACCAAGAGAGATCAAGGTCTGTACACCAATCATCGGCGTTGAAAGGATCGGTTCCTCTAAAACTGACGACGATAAGGTTCGGATTGTCTTTTGTGTCCCTTATAACAATCACCTCTGTTGACCTCGTTTGATCAAAATCTGAAAAGCCCAAACAAAAAGTAgaactatattataaataaaaaaacaagtattATTACTTCAGGagaagacaaaattttaaaattgaattaagaATCGTAGATACTAAGTATAAAACAACTATAATGCATATATTTATCAACgaaatatatgtttcttacaaaacaaatcaacgaAATATAGAGAagtaaataatgaaaaaaaaaaaagtgaagtaAAGAATCACAATATTGATCCCTTTTTAACTCACTTGTCCCTTTTAAGAATTGTCGTTGTCATATTTggataataaatatatatcaaattatacaaCAAGTcataacattttcttaaattcacCCAAAATCATACAATTGTATTGAAACttaaatcatttaatataCGAAGTTGAATAAActtctaaataattttttcaatgGATTTGTAAACCCGAACAAGTGAAAgatactataaatatataaaatttcttaGGTCATTAACTCATTATTGATTTGACTAATATGGGAATCAATCATGTTGGTAAGAAAACGTAAAATCTCCCACATATCAGACGGTGTTTTAATTTCACGTGATTTCTGCATTTTTGGTCCAACAAAGTTAATTATACATTATACTTATActataagaaaaggaaagcaATCTCACCATTCGGACAGCTGTAGAAACCCAATAAGTCCATCTTTGccacaacaaaataaacaaataatagtGATCATAAGTGATATTATTATCCTCAAAATGAAAGACAACATGCATGATCATGGTCATATATACTTGCAAGTTATAAGACAAAGTTAATTAACTCGATCAACAGCTAaatgtttgaccaaaaaactaaaaagatacAGCTAATAACTCTGCACTAGTTGTCGTATTTTATATGGAAAATTTCTGTATAAAGAGTTGTGAAAAATAATCAAggaaaaatatagttaataaaaatgaaagagttaGTTAATAAAACCTGCCAATGGTCTTGAAGAACGGATCTGATAAAGTGTTCGTTCTCGTAAGCCAGCTTAGAAGCCATAATTGACAACAGTGGTTTGTATCTTTCATCTCCTATCTTTATGCTCCGGCCTAAACCTAACTCTACTTTTTGGTCTAGGTTTCCGTTTATGGATGCAAATGTCGCTGATGTTTTTTCCGGCCAAATAAACCTTCCTGAAAAAATTACGAAAGTAATATAAATGTGAAACAAAGGTACATGACCCACGATACGATAATTATTCGACAGATCATgcacacaaaatttaaacctAAGTGGTGTGAATTTGCTATATACATACAAAGATAATTTACAGattaatcaacaaaaaaaagaagaagataattcaCAGAAAATATGGTTGTATTTTCGTAAGTAATCCATTTACAAccaaaatgaatttaaaaaatgGCTGTGTCTTGCCATAATTAAGTAATACCCTCATTTTGATTATCTCCTAGATGTTGTTTCTGTATATTCAATCAATTAAAAAgattatgacaaaaaaaaaaaaaaaaacttttggagCAACTTACTACTTCAGACCTCAGTCACGCATAATATGATTTGAAGAATAATTCAGAGTAACCATCACTATCGAAATGAAGAAATTAGTATGTATACAATTCTATATTCACTATGTATAATGTAATGTCTAACTTTGAAAACcctttagcaaaaaaaagtaatgtcTAACCGAACTATAAGTTCTAAACAAGaaagtcaaaagaaaatataaccTTTGACAAGATTTAGGAATATCTTGAAGAAGCCACCATTGGAAGAAGGAAGGTTGAGCCAAAAGCCAAGAGCGAATCCCAAGAACGAGAGAGGTTTCCTGAGGATAATCAAGAGTTTCTGAACAACGATGGATACAAAAATGATCCACCGTCCCCTGAATTCGCAAAGACGATTCTCAAGATTCTCTACCGAAGTATCAACGAACTTTCTATTCTCGAGATCCGAGTAGAAGAGAAGACGCATAAGATCCGTAACCGTGGCTTCTCTCGgatcaagaacaaaataatttttgggttgaaccatttttgttgtttttcgTAGTTTAATTATACTGTCAACGTTTATTTAGCTTTGAAACATGGAAGAGTTTCTATGCAAGCTAAAGTCACGATTAGTTTCTATACAATTGTGTAGTTATAATGttcaacaaatatatttaataccgTGATCGACTCTACGCTTGGATTTGTATTGAGGGTCCATGACTATTCTATACaatgaattaatatttttcttaaactaatcaaataattaatcgTAAACGTAATTCGCAGTCACGAAAAACTGTAATGTCGTAAGCCCTCTCATGGGATAAAGGTTTGTCATATTGACTATAATTAAACTTAACTGACCTGGTGTGTAACATGTTACCTTATAATTTGAACTAACATGTGTTACCAAATTTTGAATTGCAATAACTGGTCAAAAATTGATTGATACAATTTATGACCATTTCGCTGGTCAGAAAATTAGTCGAAATTCGACATGTTTTGTTGTAATGTGCATCAACATATAACTCTCTCTTAGTTAAATGGGTTGAGGCTGTTGAGCCCAAACCAAGAATCCTATTACCAGATACCCGAATTGAAGGCTAAGCGGATCCTCAAAATAGATCTAACTTTTAGATTGTTTTTAGGGCCCAGCATTTGAAGTGTATACTTTTACCACCACGTACGGAAAGTCCAGGAGATCCTCTGTCAAATACAATATTAGTGGCTTTGGTGAGTTTTAAGGTGTTATTTGGCTTTAGATAAACAAACTCTTCTCGTGATGTCATGCATTTAACAATACTTAAATCTCAAAGTCCCTTAATTTCTCTAAGCAATAACCACAATTCTTTTCACAAGCTAATTGATAGATCATCTTAAAGCTTCTGATCAAAAAATTCACAAgatcattaatatttaaagacctattagttaatatttttcaGAAAAGAGTTAATGAAATGGTTAGCATTAACCaacataaatacataaatatgttatttttaatatttttttaagaaaagagttAATATTGCTTTTAATAAAAGGGTGAGGCATTGTCTCCCCTCCtcttactaaaaaaaacaaacataaatattgaaaagttggaaacaaaaaaaagatttggccaa
This sequence is a window from Arabidopsis thaliana chromosome 1 sequence. Protein-coding genes within it:
- a CDS encoding alpha/beta-Hydrolases superfamily protein (alpha/beta-Hydrolases superfamily protein; FUNCTIONS IN: triglyceride lipase activity; INVOLVED IN: lipid metabolic process; LOCATED IN: cellular_component unknown; CONTAINS InterPro DOMAIN/s: Lipase, class 3 (InterPro:IPR002921); BEST Arabidopsis thaliana protein match is: alpha/beta-Hydrolases superfamily protein (TAIR:AT5G42930.1); Has 1532 Blast hits to 1526 proteins in 353 species: Archae - 0; Bacteria - 521; Metazoa - 41; Fungi - 272; Plants - 392; Viruses - 3; Other Eukaryotes - 303 (source: NCBI BLink).); translated protein: MVQPKNYFVLDPREATVTDLMRLLFYSDLENRKFVDTSVENLENRLCEFRGRWIIFVSIVVQKLLIILRKPLSFLGFALGFWLNLPSSNGGFFKIFLNLVKGRFIWPEKTSATFASINGNLDQKVELGLGRSIKIGDERYKPLLSIMASKLAYENEHFIRSVLQDHWQMDLLGFYSCPNDFDQTRSTEVIVIRDTKDNPNLIVVSFRGTDPFNADDWCTDLDLSWYEIVMNKNRHNVMNVGKIHGGFMKALGLPKEGWYEEINSDQTQNKTSQLAYYTILRQLKEVFEQNPTSKFILSGHSLGGALAILFTAVLIMHDEKEMLERLEGVYTFGQPRVGDEDFGIYMKDKLKEFDVKYKRYVYCNDMVPRLPFDDKTLMFKHFGGCLYCDSFYKGKVEEEEPNKNYFNIFWVIPKIINAVWELIRSFIISCWQGREYREGWLLTCFRLVALLIPGLPAHFPNEYVNVALLGNFPPQVPDSQNLPDDDLNVALLRN